In Malus sylvestris chromosome 16, drMalSylv7.2, whole genome shotgun sequence, the following are encoded in one genomic region:
- the LOC126607706 gene encoding photosystem II core complex proteins psbY, chloroplastic-like has protein sequence MAATMATMAIINAKCLSSTTTPKVATKLTAAKPISLLSFQNLPKGLTLSKPIELSNMSPSLAGTAIAGAIFSTLSASDPALAAQQVAQIAEGDNRGLALLLPIIPAIAWVLFNILQPALNQINRMTNKSVVVGLGLGGLAASGFVSTPEASAGEIAMIAADAAGDNRGQLLLFVVAPAILWVLYNILQPALNQINRMRS, from the coding sequence ATGGCAGCGACCATGGCAACAATGGCAATAATCAATGCGAAGTGCTTGAGCTCCACCACCACCCCCAAAGTCGCCACCAAGCTAACCGCCGCAAAACCCATCTCCCTCCTCTCATTTCAAAACCTCCCAAAAGGCCTAACCCTCTCAAAACCCATTGAACTCTCCAACATGTCCCCTTCCCTCGCCGGCACCGCCATCGCCGGAGCCATCTTCTCCACCCTGAGCGCCTCCGACCCCGCCCTGGCCGCCCAGCAAGTCGCCCAAATCGCCGAAGGCGACAACCGCGGCCTCGCCCTCCTGCTGCCCATCATTCCCGCCATCGCTTGGGTTCTGTTCAACATTCTCCAACCGGCTCTCAACCAAATCAACCGCATGACAAACAAGAGCGTGGTCGTCGGGCTCGGGCTTGGTGGGTTGGCTGCGTCCGGGTTTGTCTCGACGCCCGAGGCGTCCGCCGGCGAAATAGCCATGATTGCTGCTGATGCCGCCGGTGACAACAGGGGGCAGCTGTTGCTGTTTGTGGTGGCTCCGGCGATTCTGTGGGTGCTGTACAACATTCTACAACCGGCTTTGAACCAAATCAACAGGATGAGGTCTTAG
- the LOC126608521 gene encoding uncharacterized protein LOC126608521: protein MKHNIPTFKYLFLSLLLLSLPILLLVLRLQPHNLHRTAATAVATTHNNILPVIQPESQQETETNTSSGKDIRIRPGYTSYEAYLERQVNKTNNPRLRQLWTTRDWDRKIQVFSQVFQQMKRQNLLTNGSKALCIGARVGQEVEALKRVGVSDSVGIDLVPFPPLVVKGDFHNQPFGDDTFDFEFSNVFDHALYPRKFVSEIERTLRPGGVCVLHVAISRRTDKYSANDLYSVKPLVAMFRRSKLVHVKEVDGFGANTEVVFRKRQKGSPSNGPS, encoded by the coding sequence ATGAAACACAACATTCCGACTTTCAAATACTtgttcctctctctcctcctcctcagtCTTCCCATTCTCCTTCTCGTCCTCCGTCTCCAACCCCACAACCTCCACAGGACGGCCGCTACCGCCGTCGCCACTACACACAATAACATCCTCCCGGTTATACAACCCGAATCCCAACAAGAAACAGAAACCAATACCTCATCCGGCAAAGACATCCGAATCCGACCAGGCTACACCTCCTACGAAGCCTACCTCGAGCGGCAGGTCAACAAAACCAACAACCCTAGGCTCCGCCAGTTATGGACCACCCGCGACTGGGACCGAAAAATCCAAGTCTTCTCCCAAGTCTTCCAACAAATGAAGCGCCAGAACCTCCTCACCAACGGCTCCAAGGCCCTCTGCATCGGGGCTAGAGTCGGCCAGGAAGTTGAGGCGTTGAAGCGAGTCGGGGTGTCCGACTCCGTCGGCATCGACCTCGTACCGTTCCCTCCGCTCGTGGTCAAGGGCGACTTCCACAACCAGCCATTTGGCGACGACACCTTCGACTTCGAGTTCTCGAACGTGTTCGACCACGCTCTGTACCCGCGGAAGTTCGTTTCCGAGATCGAACGGACGTTGAGGCCCGGCGGGGTCTGCGTTTTACACGTGGCAATCTCGCGGCGGACGGATAAGTACTCGGCGAATGATCTGTATAGTGTGAAGCCGTTGGTGGCAATGTTTCGGAGGAGTAAGTTGGTTCATGTCAAGGAGGTTGACGGTTTTGGTGCTAACACGGAGGTGGTTTTTCGGAAACGGCAAAAGGGGAGCCCATCCAACGGTCCCAGTTGA